One genomic region from Lacerta agilis isolate rLacAgi1 chromosome 13, rLacAgi1.pri, whole genome shotgun sequence encodes:
- the CCZ1 gene encoding vacuolar fusion protein CCZ1 homolog, translated as MAASGGAGQEKQLAPALLSFFIYNPKLGPKEGEEEKKILFYYPNEVEKNEKIRNVGLCEAIVQFTRTFSPSKPAKSLHTQKNRQFFNEPEENFWMVMVVRNPIVEKHKDGKPVVEYQEEELLDKVYSSVLQQCYNMYKLFNGTFRKAMEDGGVRVLKDRLEKFFHRYLQTLHLQSCDLLDVFCGISFFPLDKMTYLKIQSFINKMEESLSIVKYTAFLYNDQLIWSGLEQEDMRILYKYLTTSLFPRHIEPELAGRDSPIHTEMSGNLQHYGRFLTGPLNLNDPEAKCRFPKIFVNTEDTYEELHLIVYKAMSAAVCFMIDASTQPTLDFCRKLDSIVGPQLTVLASDICEQYNINKRMSGSEKEPQFKFIYFNHMNLAEKSTIHLRRTPNISLTSVHPDLMKILGDINSDFTRVDDDEEIIVKAMSDYWIVGKKSDQRELYVILNQKNANLIEVNEEVKKLCATQFNNIFFLD; from the exons ATGGCGGCGTCCGGGGGAGCCGGGCAAGAGAAGCAGCTGGCGCCGGCCCTGCTCAGCTTCTTCATCTACAACCCGAAGCTGGGCCCCAAAGAAGGCGAG GAAGAAAAGAAGATTCTTTTTTATTACCCAAATGAAGTTGAAAAGAATGAAAAAATCAGAAATGTTGGTTTATGTGAAGCCATAGTTCAGTTTACAAG gaCCTTTAGTCCTTCAAAACCGGCAAAATCCCTACACACCCAGAAAAATAGACAGTTCTTCAATGAACCTGAAGAAAATTTCTGGATGGTTATG GTTGTACGAAATCCCATAGTAGAAAAACACAAAGATGGTAAACCGGTTGTTGAGTATCAAGAAGAAGAGTTACTG GACAAAGTGTATAGCTCAGTGTTACAGCAGTGTTATAACATGTACAAG CTTTTTAATGGAACATTCCGAAaagccatggaagatggaggtgTAAGAGTTCTAAAAGACAGACTAGAGAAATTCTTCCATCGG TACTTGCAAACACTTCATTTACAGTCATGTGACCTGCTGGATGTTTTTTGTGGGATCAGCTTCTTCCCATTGGATAAAATGACTTACTTGAAAATCCAGTCATTCATCAATAAGATGGAAGAAAGTTTGAGCATAGTCAAATATACTGCCTTTCTCTACAATGATCAGCTCATCTG GAGTGGATTGGAACAAGAGGACATGAGAATTTTATACAAATATCTCACCACATCCCTGTTTCCAAGGCATATAGAACCAGAG TTGGCAGGGAGAGATTCCCCAATACATACAGAAATGTCCGGAAATCTACAGCACTATGGAAG GTTTCTTACTGGACCTTTGAACCTGAATGATCCAGAAGCGAAATGTAGATTCCCCAAAATATTTGTAAACACAGAGGATACGTACGAAGAGCTTCATTTAATTGTTTATAAG GCTATGAGTGCAGCTGTCTGCTTTATGATTGATG CCTCTACACAGCCTACGTTGGATTTTTGCCGTAAACTTGACAGCATTGTCGGGCCTCAGCTCACAGTATTGGCTTCAGATATATGCGaacaatacaacatcaacaaaagGATGTCAGG GTCTGAGAAGGAACCTCAATTTAAATTTATCTATTTCAATCACATGAACCTAGCAGAGAAAAGTACAATTCACTTGAGGAGAACACCCAATATCTCGCTCACGTCGGTTCATCCTGACTTGATGAAGATTCTTGGTGATATCAACAGCGACTTCACTAG ggttgatgatgatgaggaaATCATAGTGAAAGCGATGAGTGACTACTGGATTGTTGGCAAGAAATCGGATCAGCGGGAGCTCTATGTAATTTTGAATCAGAAAAATGCAAACCTGATTGAAGTGAATG